The sequence below is a genomic window from Methanosarcinales archaeon Met12.
TGAGCAATGCCTGCATTGGATGTGCTATTGCCGTCGCCTTCATTTTATCCTCCAAGTAGTGATTATCTATGTCAACCTACATAAGTTTAAGAGTAATAAAAATGCGATGTATAGTTTATGCAAAATAAGGGAAAAATGGTCATCTGGCCTGCATACGTCGATGGGACCAAGTCCAGGAGCCAGGGCAGGATTATTTCAAAAAAAGATTCCATCTCATCGCCAGAACTGGATGAAATCAAAAGGGCTGCTGAAATGCTAGGTCTCTATCCAGAAATAGAGCCAGATAAGGCATATCCTAAATCAGCATGGGAGACCAGCGGACGGGTAATCATAGATTACAAAGGTCCTAAATCCCTGATCGCAAAGAAAATAGCAAACGAGGTCAATAAATCGAGAAAGAAATAGACTTACCGATCTTGTGGCGTCTCGACTCCCTCTATTAATTCTTTTCCAGCTGCTACTTCATCGATACTGTGAATCACCGCACCATGATTTTCGATAGTTGATTTTATCGCAGAATAGTTTATATCGATTCCCTTGATGGTAATCTTAATGTTCTCCGTTTTCTGATCAACTTCATATAGGCTTAGATTGACTCCAGTCACTCCTTTCAATTCACACAGGCTTTTTGCCAGGTCCATCATTAATGGTTGATGGGGCTTCAAGACATCGAGCACCACTCGCTGTATATTACTACTCATCGACTTTCACTTTATGATAGCAATACCAAAAGGAACACTTATAACTTTTGCGGTAAATGTACCCAATCATGATTGATTTACATTCTCATACGACTTTTAGCGATGGAGAACTGATACCTGCCGAGTTAGTGCGCCGAGCAGTAGTTCAAGGATATGCGGCAATCGGACTCACTGACCATGTTGACTTTTCCAATGTAGAATATGTCCTGACCAACCTGAAAAAGATGAACCTCGAAGGAGAAATGAATATACGGGTCGTAATTGGAGTCGAGATTACTCACATACCTCCTGCTAAGATTGAAAAATTGGTGACCAAAGCAAAACAGCTTGGAGCAGAACTGATTGTAATACATGGAGAAACCATGATGGAGCCGGTTGCACCTGGGACCAACAGCGCAGCAGTTCGTCTGGGGGATGTGGACATATTGTCTCACCCAGGATTCATCTCGATTGAGGATGCCGAAATAGCACGAGATAATGAAGTATATCTTGAGATCACGTCGCGTCAGGGACACTGCATGACAAACGGCTATGTCGCAAAAATTGCCAACGAAGCCGGTGCGATGCTGGTGGTAAATTCGGATGCACACAGTCCGACCGACTTGATTACGAAGAAGAAGGCGGTCGATATTGCGATGGCGGCGGGACTGGATAAAAATGATGCGGATAAGGCGACAGGAGCCAATCCTCTTAAACTGTTGAAGTCCCTTGGGGCGAAGACGGTCAAGGGCACTGCCTTCGATTACAAATGTTGAGACTATTATAAGTCTTGCGAAAGTATTATATACTAAAAGTCACCTTTTTGTTCTACTATTAATTAGATATCCTATTTTTAAAGAGGTCGATATGCATTGAAAAGATTAGGTACGGTTCTTCATCTATTGGGTCATAAGGGCTTGATTGTACGGGGCGAGTCCGACGATAAGATGCCAAAGTTGGAATCAGTGGTAGTAATGAACAATATGAAAAGAATCGGAAGGATATATGACGTTTTTGGACCCGTAAGACATCCATATATCTCCATCAGACTTTATGATGGCATCAGTATGTCCGATGCATGTGCGCTGAAAGGCCAGCGAGTTTATTCATTATAATGCAAAAAGGTGTATGATATGGAAGAGATAAAGGCAGCCGAGGAAGTCGAAAAGAAGATTAGAGTAATCAAAGATAGCCCTGTAGAGTCTCAACAAGTCGAAACTCCAACAGAGTTTCAGACAGTCGGGAAATCTTCGATTTCCGACTCACGCGAGGAACGGAGAGAGTATGAAGAGGCTAAAATGCAGTGCTCGGAATGTAACAGCTCCCAACTCGTGCACGATTACGAGAGAGCAGAACTTGTATGCAGCGAGTGCGGACTTGTACTTGAAGAGGATTGTATCGATATGGGGCCCGAGTGGCGGGCCTTCGATCATGACCAGCGAATGAAGCGTTCCAGAGTGGGGGCGCCAATGACGTATACGATTCACGACAAGGGTTTGAGCACGATGATCGACTGGCGGAACAGAGATTCATGTGGCAAGTCAGTATCATCGAAAAACAGGGCACAGTTATATCGGCTGAGAAAATGGCAGCGCAGAATCAGGGTGAACAATGCGACCGAACGAAATCTCGCATTTGCGTTATCGGAGTTGGACCGAATGGCATCAGCACTGGGTATGCCAAGAAACATCAGAGAGTCTGCCGCGATTATCTACCGTAAAGCGGTGGAGAAAAATTTAATCAGGGGGCGCAGCATCGAGGGAGTTGCTGCAGCCGCATTGTATTCCTCGTGCCGGATGAGTTCCGTGCCAAGAACGCTGGACGAGATCGCAGAGGTGTCGAGGGTGAGCAGAAAGGAGATAGGGCGAACGTATCGATTCGTATCCAGAGAGCTTAAACTCAAACTCATGCCGACGTCTCCAATTGACTATGTATCGCGATTTACCTCTGGATTAAATCTCAAAGGTGAGGTGCAGTCCAAGGCAGTTGAAATCTTGCGCCATGCTGCAGAGAGGGAGCTGACGTCAGGGAGAGGTCCCACGGGGGTCGCAGCAGCCGCGATATATATCGCATCCATTCTTTGCGGAGAACGCAAAACGCAGAGAGAAGTGGCAGATGTGGCAGGCGTGACTGAAGTAACCATCAGAAACAGGTATAAGGAGTTGGCAGAGGAGCTCGACATAGATATAGTCCTTTAAACAAAGATTGCTTATGCAATCTTTTAAACAAAGATTGCTTATGCAATCCTTTAAACGGTCATTCTCAAAGAGAATGACCTAAACAAGGAGCATTATAACGTCGATAAAATACGCTATGGCAAAACATCCCACCAGCGCACCTATGGTAATTGCAATGAACACCTTATACGGGTCCATACCTATTATGCGTCCAATAATTGACGCCATAACCGCTCCAGTT
It includes:
- a CDS encoding signal recognition particle protein Srp19, encoding MQNKGKMVIWPAYVDGTKSRSQGRIISKKDSISSPELDEIKRAAEMLGLYPEIEPDKAYPKSAWETSGRVIIDYKGPKSLIAKKIANEVNKSRKK
- a CDS encoding DUF211 domain-containing protein; protein product: MSSNIQRVVLDVLKPHQPLMMDLAKSLCELKGVTGVNLSLYEVDQKTENIKITIKGIDINYSAIKSTIENHGAVIHSIDEVAAGKELIEGVETPQDR
- a CDS encoding histidinol phosphate phosphatase domain-containing protein, whose protein sequence is MIDLHSHTTFSDGELIPAELVRRAVVQGYAAIGLTDHVDFSNVEYVLTNLKKMNLEGEMNIRVVIGVEITHIPPAKIEKLVTKAKQLGAELIVIHGETMMEPVAPGTNSAAVRLGDVDILSHPGFISIEDAEIARDNEVYLEITSRQGHCMTNGYVAKIANEAGAMLVVNSDAHSPTDLITKKKAVDIAMAAGLDKNDADKATGANPLKLLKSLGAKTVKGTAFDYKC
- a CDS encoding Gar1/Naf1 family protein, whose protein sequence is MKRLGTVLHLLGHKGLIVRGESDDKMPKLESVVVMNNMKRIGRIYDVFGPVRHPYISIRLYDGISMSDACALKGQRVYSL
- a CDS encoding transcription initiation factor IIB, whose protein sequence is MEEIKAAEEVEKKIRVIKDSPVESQQVETPTEFQTVGKSSISDSREERREYEEAKMQCSECNSSQLVHDYERAELVCSECGLVLEEDCIDMGPEWRAFDHDQRMKRSRVGAPMTYTIHDKGLSTMIDWRNRDSCGKSVSSKNRAQLYRLRKWQRRIRVNNATERNLAFALSELDRMASALGMPRNIRESAAIIYRKAVEKNLIRGRSIEGVAAAALYSSCRMSSVPRTLDEIAEVSRVSRKEIGRTYRFVSRELKLKLMPTSPIDYVSRFTSGLNLKGEVQSKAVEILRHAAERELTSGRGPTGVAAAAIYIASILCGERKTQREVADVAGVTEVTIRNRYKELAEELDIDIVL